A stretch of Nyctibius grandis isolate bNycGra1 chromosome 34 unlocalized genomic scaffold, bNycGra1.pri SUPER_34_unloc_2, whole genome shotgun sequence DNA encodes these proteins:
- the LOC137677052 gene encoding olfactory receptor 14C36-like, protein MTGPHAQRQQMSNSSSITQFLLLAFADTRELQLLHFWLFLGIYLAALLGNGLIITVIACDHRLHTPMYFFLLNLSLLDLGSISTTLPKSMANSLWDSRDISYTGCVAQVFFFFFLMTSEYSLLTIMAYDRYVAICKPLHYGTLLGSRACVHMAAAAWSSCFFYAMLHTANTFSLPLCRGNALDQFFCEIPQILKLSCSHSNLREAGLLVVSVCLGFGSFVFIVVSYVQIFRAVMRIPSQQGQHKAFSTCLPHLAVVSLFLSTAAFAYLKPPSISSSYLDLVMAVLYSVVPPAVNPLIYSMRNKEMKDALWKLMTVCFFRSNKVPIIFCSAVIM, encoded by the coding sequence ATGACAGGTCCCCATGCCCAGAGGCAGCAgatgtccaacagcagctccatcactcagttcctcctcctggcGTTTGCAGACAcacgggagctgcagctcttgcacttctggctcttcctgggcatctacctggctgccctcctgggaaaCGGTCTCATCATCACAGTCATAGCCTGTGACCACcgcctccacacccccatgtacttcttcctcctcaacctctccctccttgACCTGGGCTCCATCTCAACCACTCTCCCCAAATCCATGGCTAATTCCCTCTGGGACAGCAGAGACATCTCCTACACAGGATGTGTtgcccaggtctttttctttttctttttgatgacaTCGGAGTATTCTCTTCTCACCATCATGGCCTATGACCGCTAtgttgccatctgcaaacccctgcactacgggaccctcctgggcagcagagcttgtgtccacatggcagcagctgcctggagcaGTTGTTTCTTCTATGCCATGCTGCACAcggccaatacattttcactaccccTCTGCCGAGGAAATGCCttggaccagttcttctgtgaaatcccacAGATCCTCAAGCTCTCTTGTTCACACTCCAACCTCAGGGAGGCTGGGCTTCTTGTGGTTAGTGTCTGTTTAGGTTTTggctcttttgttttcattgtggtGTCttatgtgcagatcttcagggccgTCATGAGGATCCCCTCTCAGCAGGGAcagcacaaagccttttccacgtgcctccctcacctggccgtggtctccctgtttctcagcactgcagcatttgcctacctgaagcccccctccatctcctcctcatACCTGGATCTGGTGATGGCAGTTCTGTACTCggtggtgcctccagcagtgaatcccctcatctacagcatgaggaacaagGAAATGAAGGATGCCCTGTGGAAACTGAtgactgtgtgtttttttcGAAGCAATAAAGTGCCCATCATCTTCTGCAGCGCAGTTATAATGTAA